A single region of the Mycobacterium lentiflavum genome encodes:
- a CDS encoding PPE domain-containing protein, translating into MTQPVDVATEELVARASELEITIPEPTKIPAAPSKLPMVIKAAEQLAESADNMRIYLAAGMRERLRLAEALRNAAKLYEDTDETAERAINNSTSVSTATVGPCAELPTAPLNRTRMVAASEAGLYRPLRQAATEISDTDQGEAFDAFADEWMAYRQNLLAAKDAFRPFVSWYGDARNAVDASFDQQMAWSDQMADRCETLASQARKVAAAQRWGWERHPWVQEVEEQEAVYVMAAERLAMATDDKTRKYYKGLVQKCQDYYVLAQRISEQVLAEYETRAELPLTPVDPARPPAAYYIAAPPGNGNGNGNGNGNGNGNGNGNGNGNGDGNGDGDGTGGLPSGPGDLPIADNLPSTDMPLLPPVGAPLMPGTPNGPKSGGASPLPPKYQPPTVKPSSLGGAKPGAGVKFSVPPAPLQPAVGAGAGGGVPAPPRPDHSRWAPGAAGVMGGSGMGMAPLGQSSKQAEGSGQVKRTEGESAIYTEMRAWTEAVIGLLQN; encoded by the coding sequence ATGACGCAACCGGTGGACGTGGCCACGGAAGAGCTGGTGGCCCGCGCTAGCGAGCTGGAGATCACGATTCCAGAACCCACCAAAATCCCGGCGGCACCGTCGAAGTTGCCGATGGTGATCAAGGCGGCAGAGCAGCTTGCGGAGTCCGCTGACAACATGCGGATTTACCTCGCCGCGGGTATGCGCGAGCGACTGCGTTTGGCCGAGGCGCTGCGCAATGCGGCCAAACTCTATGAGGACACCGACGAGACTGCCGAGCGGGCCATCAACAACAGCACCTCTGTGTCGACGGCCACGGTCGGGCCGTGCGCCGAGCTTCCGACCGCGCCGCTTAATCGCACCCGGATGGTGGCAGCGAGCGAAGCGGGGTTGTACCGCCCGTTGCGGCAGGCGGCCACGGAAATCAGCGACACCGACCAGGGCGAGGCGTTCGACGCATTCGCCGATGAGTGGATGGCATATCGCCAAAACCTGTTGGCAGCCAAAGATGCGTTCCGACCCTTTGTGAGCTGGTACGGCGATGCCAGGAATGCCGTCGACGCGAGTTTCGATCAGCAAATGGCGTGGTCTGACCAGATGGCCGACCGGTGCGAAACCCTGGCTTCTCAGGCTCGAAAGGTCGCCGCGGCCCAGCGGTGGGGCTGGGAGCGACATCCCTGGGTGCAGGAGGTCGAGGAGCAAGAGGCCGTCTATGTCATGGCCGCGGAGCGCCTGGCCATGGCAACGGACGACAAGACCAGAAAGTATTACAAGGGTTTGGTGCAGAAGTGCCAAGACTATTACGTGTTGGCACAACGGATTTCGGAGCAAGTGCTCGCCGAATACGAGACGAGGGCGGAGCTGCCGCTGACACCGGTCGACCCGGCGAGGCCACCCGCGGCCTATTACATCGCCGCCCCGCCCGGCAACGGCAACGGCAACGGCAACGGCAACGGCAACGGCAATGGCAATGGCAATGGCAATGGCAATGGCAATGGCGATGGAAACGGCGATGGCGATGGCACGGGCGGCTTGCCGTCGGGTCCCGGCGATCTGCCCATTGCGGACAATCTTCCCAGTACCGACATGCCACTTCTGCCCCCCGTTGGTGCCCCACTGATGCCGGGCACACCGAACGGGCCCAAATCCGGCGGGGCGTCGCCGCTTCCACCGAAATACCAACCACCAACCGTCAAGCCGTCGTCCTTGGGTGGCGCAAAGCCAGGGGCGGGAGTGAAGTTTTCCGTTCCCCCGGCACCACTGCAGCCCGCGGTGGGAGCCGGTGCCGGAGGAGGTGTCCCAGCCCCGCCTCGTCCCGACCACAGCCGGTGGGCTCCGGGTGCGGCCGGTGTGATGGGCGGCAGCGGCATGGGCATGGCGCCGCTGGGCCAGTCGAGCAAGCAGGCCGAAGGTAGCGGCCAGGTGAAGCGCACAGAGGGTGAGTCGGCGATTTACACCGAAATGCGGGCGTGGACGGAGGCCGTGATCGGTCTACTCCAAAACTGA
- a CDS encoding LysR family transcriptional regulator, whose amino-acid sequence MRTTHIDQVDLNLLPPLVALLEEQHVSRAADRVRLSQPAMSRALQRLRRHFGDELLVRGPDGYSLTPRAERLRDQLTTAVTHLEQLFATEAFDPATAAQSFRLAVSDYTVATFGPELVRTVLAESPDSTVGCEVLDEHAFDKLDAGTIDLAIYGRVAPERYCSQYLFSDRFVCVVAAEHPMADQTSVSLSTYLRLPHLTIDIGQPWIDRALEPLGVTRRVAVSVPYFALAPSILPGTELLLTLPERVARKNADPAQTRILAAPRELIELEFYAVWHPRFDQDPSHSWLREKVRAAAESTA is encoded by the coding sequence ATGCGCACTACGCATATCGATCAGGTTGATCTGAATCTGCTGCCGCCATTGGTGGCCCTGCTGGAGGAGCAACACGTCTCGCGTGCGGCCGACCGGGTCCGGTTAAGCCAGCCGGCGATGAGCCGCGCCCTGCAGCGGCTGCGCCGCCACTTCGGCGACGAGCTGCTGGTGCGGGGGCCGGATGGCTACTCGCTGACGCCGCGCGCCGAGCGTCTCCGCGACCAACTCACCACGGCCGTAACACATTTGGAGCAACTGTTTGCGACGGAGGCGTTCGACCCGGCTACGGCCGCCCAATCGTTTCGCCTCGCCGTCAGCGACTACACCGTCGCCACGTTCGGACCCGAGCTGGTGCGCACGGTGCTGGCCGAATCACCCGATTCGACGGTGGGTTGCGAAGTTCTGGACGAGCACGCGTTCGACAAGCTGGACGCGGGGACGATAGATTTGGCGATTTATGGCCGGGTGGCACCCGAAAGATATTGCAGCCAATACCTTTTCAGCGATCGCTTCGTCTGCGTCGTCGCCGCCGAGCACCCGATGGCCGACCAGACATCCGTGTCGCTGTCCACGTATCTGCGCCTGCCGCACCTGACGATCGACATCGGCCAGCCCTGGATCGATCGGGCACTCGAGCCGCTCGGCGTCACACGTCGCGTGGCGGTCAGCGTGCCCTACTTCGCGCTGGCGCCCAGCATTTTGCCGGGCACCGAGCTGCTGCTGACCCTTCCGGAACGGGTTGCCCGCAAGAACGCCGACCCCGCGCAGACCCGCATCCTCGCGGCGCCTCGCGAGTTGATCGAACTCGAGTTCTACGCGGTGTGGCACCCGCGCTTCGATCAGGACCCGTCCCACAGCTGGCTGCGCGAGAAGGTCCGCGCCGCGGCCGAATCGACCGCGTGA
- a CDS encoding TIGR03086 family metal-binding protein: MPRDLRPGPDSPPADELQGAEDSLGVLQHVLHTISGADMSRQTGCSEYDVTQLTEHLLKSITGIGGMAGAQFPEREPGDSVERQIILAARPALDAWHHRGLDGTVPFGKTEMPAKSACGIFSIEFLVHAWDYAVAVGRDVDAPEPLAEYVLDLAHKTIRPEFRGAAGFDDPVDVPADASAWEQLVAFTGRDPAR; encoded by the coding sequence ATGCCTCGTGATTTGCGACCCGGACCAGATTCTCCACCGGCCGACGAGCTGCAGGGCGCCGAAGACAGCCTTGGGGTGCTGCAGCATGTGCTGCACACCATCTCCGGTGCCGACATGTCCCGGCAGACCGGTTGCTCGGAATACGACGTGACCCAGTTGACCGAGCACCTGCTGAAATCGATCACCGGCATCGGTGGGATGGCCGGTGCCCAGTTCCCGGAGCGCGAACCCGGCGACTCGGTGGAACGCCAGATCATCCTTGCGGCTCGCCCGGCGTTGGACGCCTGGCACCACCGCGGCCTGGACGGCACCGTGCCATTCGGCAAGACCGAGATGCCGGCCAAGTCGGCGTGCGGCATCTTCTCGATCGAATTCCTAGTCCACGCTTGGGATTACGCGGTCGCGGTCGGCCGCGACGTCGACGCCCCGGAGCCACTGGCCGAGTACGTGCTGGACCTGGCGCACAAGACGATCAGGCCCGAATTTCGCGGCGCCGCCGGGTTCGACGATCCGGTCGACGTGCCCGCGGATGCCAGCGCTTGGGAACAGCTGGTCGCGTTCACCGGCCGCGACCCGGCCAGATAA
- a CDS encoding crotonase/enoyl-CoA hydratase family protein, protein MADTYDSVTVEVKDHVAQVTLIGPGKGNAMGPAFWAEMPDVFGTLDADRDVRAIVITGSGKNFSYGLDLPAMGGTFAPLLADGALARPRTDFHTELRRMQGAISAIADCRTPTIASVHGWCIGGGVDLISAVDIRYASADAKFSVREVKLAIVADVGSLARLPLILNDGHLRELALTGKDIDAARAEKIGLVNDVYADAEASLAAAHATAAEIAANPPLAVYGVKDVLDQQRIAAVSESLRYVAAWNSAFLPSKDLTEGIQATFAKRPPQFTGE, encoded by the coding sequence ATGGCCGATACATACGATTCCGTCACCGTCGAGGTCAAAGATCACGTCGCGCAGGTGACGCTGATCGGACCCGGTAAGGGCAATGCGATGGGGCCCGCCTTCTGGGCCGAGATGCCGGACGTGTTCGGGACCCTGGACGCCGACCGGGACGTGCGCGCCATCGTCATCACCGGATCGGGCAAGAACTTCAGCTACGGCCTGGACCTGCCCGCAATGGGCGGCACGTTCGCGCCGTTGCTGGCCGACGGGGCGTTGGCCCGACCCCGCACGGATTTCCACACCGAGCTGCGGCGCATGCAGGGCGCGATCAGCGCGATCGCCGACTGCCGCACCCCGACCATCGCCTCGGTGCACGGCTGGTGCATCGGCGGTGGCGTCGACCTGATCTCGGCGGTGGACATCCGCTATGCCAGCGCCGATGCCAAGTTCTCGGTGCGTGAAGTCAAACTCGCGATCGTCGCCGACGTCGGAAGCCTGGCCCGGCTGCCGCTGATCCTCAACGACGGTCATCTGCGTGAGCTGGCGCTGACCGGCAAGGACATCGACGCGGCCCGCGCCGAGAAGATCGGCCTGGTCAACGACGTCTACGCCGACGCCGAGGCCTCGTTGGCCGCCGCCCACGCCACTGCCGCCGAAATCGCCGCCAACCCGCCGCTGGCCGTATACGGCGTCAAGGACGTGCTCGACCAGCAGCGCATCGCGGCGGTGTCGGAAAGCCTGCGCTACGTGGCCGCCTGGAATTCGGCCTTCCTGCCGTCCAAGGACCTCACCGAGGGCATCCAGGCGACGTTCGCCAAGCGTCCGCCGCAGTTCACCGGAGAGTAG
- the lipE gene encoding lipase LipE: protein MTADGKIRVPADLDSVTAVGDEDHSEVDSAAVERIWQAARHWYQAGMHPAIQLCIRHRGRVVLNRAIGHGWGNAPTDPPDAEKVPVTTDTPFCVYSAAKAIAATVVHQLVERGVFSLDDRVCEYMPTFTSHGKDRITIRHVMTHSAGLPFPTGPLPDLKRTDDHEYVQEMLSNLRPLYRPGLIHIYHALTWGPLIREIVYTAAGKDIREILAAEILDPLGFRWTNFGVAKQDLDLVAPSHATGRPLPPVVAQIFRKAIGGTVHEMIPVTNQPFFLTTVIPSSNAVSTAHEMSRFAEIWRRYGELDGVRVLQAETLRGAVTESRRLRPDFAVGLMPARWGTGFILGTNRWGPFGRNAPEAFGSLGLSNIAIWADPERNLAAGLISSGKPGRDPELRRYATLMNTIAAQIPTD, encoded by the coding sequence ATGACTGCAGACGGCAAGATCCGTGTCCCCGCCGACCTTGACTCGGTCACCGCGGTCGGCGACGAGGACCACTCGGAGGTCGACAGCGCCGCCGTCGAACGAATCTGGCAGGCCGCCCGCCACTGGTATCAGGCGGGCATGCACCCGGCGATTCAGTTGTGCATCCGGCACCGCGGTCGCGTGGTGCTCAACCGCGCCATCGGGCACGGCTGGGGCAATGCGCCTACCGACCCCCCCGATGCCGAGAAGGTCCCCGTCACAACGGACACACCATTTTGCGTGTACTCCGCGGCCAAGGCCATCGCCGCGACCGTGGTGCACCAGCTGGTCGAGCGAGGCGTCTTCTCCCTTGACGACCGAGTCTGCGAGTACATGCCCACTTTCACCAGCCACGGCAAAGACCGCATCACGATCCGGCACGTGATGACCCACAGCGCCGGCCTCCCGTTTCCGACCGGGCCGCTGCCGGACCTCAAGCGGACCGACGATCACGAGTACGTGCAGGAAATGCTGAGCAATCTGCGGCCGCTGTACCGCCCGGGGTTGATCCACATCTACCACGCGCTGACCTGGGGCCCCCTGATCCGCGAGATCGTCTACACGGCCGCCGGCAAGGACATTCGCGAAATCCTGGCCGCCGAAATCCTTGACCCGCTTGGGTTTCGGTGGACCAACTTCGGTGTCGCCAAGCAAGACCTCGATCTGGTCGCGCCGAGCCATGCCACCGGTCGGCCCTTGCCTCCGGTGGTCGCGCAGATATTCCGCAAGGCCATCGGGGGCACCGTTCACGAGATGATCCCGGTGACGAACCAGCCGTTCTTCTTGACCACGGTGATCCCGTCGTCCAATGCCGTCTCGACCGCCCACGAGATGTCGCGGTTCGCCGAGATCTGGCGTCGCTATGGCGAACTCGATGGTGTGCGGGTCCTGCAGGCGGAGACATTGCGCGGCGCGGTCACCGAATCCCGGCGGTTACGACCGGATTTCGCCGTGGGCCTGATGCCGGCCCGCTGGGGTACCGGCTTCATCCTCGGGACCAACCGATGGGGACCGTTCGGCCGCAACGCACCGGAAGCATTCGGCAGTCTGGGCTTGAGCAACATAGCGATCTGGGCCGACCCCGAGCGCAACTTGGCCGCCGGTCTGATCAGTAGCGGTAAACCCGGCCGCGACCCGGAACTACGTCGCTACGCGACGCTGATGAACACCATCGCGGCACAAATCCCGACCGATTGA
- a CDS encoding NAD(P)H-quinone oxidoreductase, translated as MRAIVAESSDQLVWQEVPDVSAGAGEVLIKVTAAGVNRADVLQAAGKYPPPPGASDIIGMEVSGVVASVGSGVTEWSVGQEVCALLAGGGYAEYVAVPAPQVLPIPGGVSLEDAAGLPEVACTVWSNLVLTAHLHEGQLLLMHGGASGIGTHAIQIARALGARVAVTAGSEEKLQTCRDLGAEITINYRDEDFVARLQDCGGADVIFDIMGASYLDRNLDALATDGQLLIIGMQGGLKAELNIGKLLPKRLRVIGTTLRGRPVHGPNSKGEIVAAVTESVWPMIADGRVRPIIGARMPIQQAGAAHQKLVSGEVHGKIVLTV; from the coding sequence ATGCGCGCCATCGTCGCCGAATCTTCCGACCAACTCGTCTGGCAAGAGGTCCCCGATGTCTCCGCCGGGGCCGGCGAGGTGCTGATCAAGGTCACCGCGGCCGGCGTCAACCGCGCCGACGTGCTGCAGGCCGCCGGAAAGTATCCGCCCCCGCCGGGAGCCAGCGACATCATCGGCATGGAGGTATCCGGCGTGGTCGCCTCAGTGGGGTCGGGCGTCACGGAATGGTCCGTCGGACAAGAGGTTTGCGCGCTGTTGGCGGGCGGCGGCTACGCGGAATACGTCGCGGTTCCCGCGCCTCAGGTGTTGCCGATTCCGGGCGGCGTCTCGCTGGAGGATGCAGCTGGGCTACCCGAGGTGGCCTGCACCGTGTGGTCGAACCTGGTGCTCACCGCGCACCTGCACGAGGGCCAGCTGCTGCTGATGCACGGCGGGGCAAGCGGCATCGGAACCCACGCGATTCAGATCGCGCGCGCCTTGGGCGCCCGAGTGGCGGTCACCGCTGGTTCCGAGGAGAAGCTGCAGACCTGCCGCGATCTGGGCGCCGAGATCACCATCAACTATCGCGACGAGGACTTCGTCGCGCGGCTGCAGGATTGCGGCGGCGCCGATGTGATCTTCGACATCATGGGTGCCTCCTACCTGGACCGCAATCTCGATGCGCTGGCCACCGACGGGCAGCTGCTGATCATCGGCATGCAAGGTGGTCTCAAGGCCGAGCTCAACATCGGCAAGCTGCTGCCCAAGCGGTTACGCGTGATCGGCACGACGCTGCGCGGCCGGCCGGTGCACGGCCCGAACAGCAAGGGCGAGATCGTCGCAGCCGTGACGGAGTCGGTGTGGCCGATGATCGCCGACGGCCGGGTCCGGCCGATCATCGGCGCTCGCATGCCGATTCAGCAGGCCGGCGCTGCCCACCAGAAGCTGGTCTCGGGCGAGGTGCACGGGAAGATCGTGCTGACCGTTTAG
- a CDS encoding cysteine desulfurase-like protein produces MAYDVARVRGLHPSLGDGWVHFDAPTGMLIPDSVATTVSTAFRRSSATTVGAHPSAQRSAAVLEAARAAVADLFNADPAGIVLGADRAILLSSLAEASSSRAGLGYEVVVSRLDDEANIAPWLRAAHRYGAKVKWAEVDIETGELPTWQWESLIGKSTRLVAVTSASGTLGTVTDLRAMTKLVHDVGGLVIVDHSAAAPYRLLDVKETEVDVVAVNATAWGGPPVGAIVFRDPAMINSFSSVSTNPNATGPARLEVGAHQFGLLAGVVASIEYLAALDESARGSRRERLSVSMQSATSYLNRIFDYLMVSLRSLPLMMLIGRPEVRIPLVSFALQGVPAERVVQRLADNGILAVSNESSRVLDALGANEVGGAVAVGLAHYSTMAEVDQLVRALASLG; encoded by the coding sequence ATGGCTTACGACGTCGCCCGGGTGCGCGGACTGCATCCGTCACTGGGTGACGGATGGGTGCACTTCGACGCGCCGACCGGGATGCTGATTCCCGATTCCGTTGCGACCACCGTCTCCACCGCTTTCCGCCGCTCCAGTGCCACCACCGTGGGAGCGCACCCGTCGGCGCAGCGCAGCGCCGCCGTGCTGGAAGCCGCGCGCGCGGCCGTGGCCGATCTGTTCAACGCCGACCCGGCGGGCATCGTGCTGGGCGCCGATCGCGCGATCCTGCTGTCCTCGCTGGCGGAGGCGTCATCCTCGCGGGCCGGCCTGGGCTACGAGGTGGTCGTCAGCCGCCTGGACGACGAGGCCAACATCGCCCCGTGGCTGCGCGCGGCGCACCGCTACGGCGCCAAGGTGAAGTGGGCCGAGGTCGACATCGAGACCGGCGAGCTGCCGACGTGGCAGTGGGAGAGCCTGATCGGGAAGTCGACCCGACTGGTTGCGGTCACCTCCGCATCGGGAACCCTGGGCACGGTCACCGATCTGCGGGCGATGACCAAGCTGGTGCACGACGTCGGCGGGCTGGTGATCGTCGACCACTCCGCGGCCGCGCCCTACCGACTGCTCGACGTCAAAGAGACCGAGGTCGACGTGGTGGCGGTCAACGCGACGGCCTGGGGTGGCCCGCCCGTCGGCGCGATCGTGTTCCGGGATCCGGCGATGATCAACTCGTTCAGCTCGGTCTCCACCAATCCCAACGCCACCGGCCCGGCGCGTCTCGAGGTGGGGGCGCATCAGTTCGGACTGTTGGCCGGGGTGGTCGCCAGCATCGAATACCTTGCGGCATTGGACGAGTCGGCCCGCGGCAGCCGGCGCGAGCGGCTGTCGGTGTCGATGCAATCCGCCACCTCGTACCTCAACCGGATCTTCGACTACCTGATGGTCTCGTTGCGGTCGTTGCCGTTGATGATGTTGATCGGTCGCCCCGAGGTGCGGATCCCGCTGGTCAGCTTCGCATTGCAGGGCGTGCCCGCCGAGCGGGTCGTACAGCGCTTGGCGGACAACGGAATTCTGGCCGTCTCGAACGAGAGCTCACGTGTGCTGGATGCCTTGGGCGCCAACGAGGTTGGCGGCGCGGTGGCCGTCGGGCTGGCGCACTACTCGACGATGGCCGAGGTCGATCAACTGGTCCGCGCGCTCGCGTCGCTGGGTTAA
- a CDS encoding DUF6541 family protein translates to MGLWIGTLIALFLLIAPGTIVARIAQLTWPIAVAVGPALTYGVVALAIIPYGALGIPWNGWTALAALAVVCVVATGLQLLLARYRDTDAEARGIAGWPALAVGAGVALGTLLIMWAAYRGLATHWQAVPSTWDAVWHANEVRYILDTGQASSTHMGELRNVETHQTLYYPSVFHALTAVFCQLTGAAPTTGYTLNSVAASIWLFPTSAAMLTWHLLRPVMTPGRTAAISATAAALSASFTSVPYVEFGVAAMPNLAAYGVAIPTFLLITSTLRHRDRIPMAVLALVGVLSVHLTGGFIVILFLLGWWLLDVWWHPVRGRLADAAILAAVAVPTGVILAPQFIGVLKQADIIAGHAFPSFKSAKQGVIDALLLHTRHLNDFPTQYGLVVLMYLGMAYLLYKRIWWPVAVWLVLTVATVYSGAPFHNAVGAAIEEFSQFFYNDPRRLTSVVTMLVTPMAAIALFGAVALAVAIAKRITDRFKELPAPFWVSTAAVLLVLTTVVSARHYFYRHLVLFGDKYDSVMIDQRDLMAMAYLSRLPGAHDTLIANANTDGTAWMYAVADLHPLWTHYDFPQQTGPGPQRFVIWAYANRGDSDPRVVEAIKALNIRYIYTSSPTVRGFAMPDGLVSLEKSKSWALIYDNGGARIYEWRGNATPPRP, encoded by the coding sequence GTGGGGCTCTGGATCGGAACGCTGATCGCACTGTTTTTGCTGATCGCCCCGGGGACAATCGTTGCGCGTATCGCCCAGCTAACGTGGCCAATCGCGGTCGCAGTTGGCCCGGCGCTGACCTACGGTGTCGTCGCGCTGGCGATCATTCCCTACGGTGCGCTCGGAATCCCATGGAACGGTTGGACTGCGCTCGCGGCGCTGGCGGTCGTGTGTGTGGTGGCGACGGGTTTGCAGTTGCTACTGGCCCGCTACCGCGACACCGACGCCGAGGCGCGGGGCATCGCCGGCTGGCCGGCGCTGGCGGTTGGGGCGGGGGTGGCGCTGGGCACGCTGCTGATCATGTGGGCGGCCTACCGGGGTTTGGCCACGCACTGGCAGGCCGTCCCCAGCACCTGGGATGCGGTGTGGCATGCCAACGAAGTGCGCTACATCCTCGACACCGGCCAGGCGTCGAGCACCCATATGGGCGAGCTGCGCAACGTCGAAACCCACCAGACGCTGTACTACCCGTCGGTGTTCCACGCTCTGACCGCGGTGTTCTGCCAGCTCACCGGGGCGGCCCCGACCACCGGCTACACACTGAACTCGGTCGCGGCCTCGATCTGGCTGTTTCCGACCAGCGCGGCGATGCTGACCTGGCATCTGCTGCGCCCGGTGATGACGCCGGGCCGCACCGCCGCGATCTCGGCCACCGCCGCCGCGCTGTCAGCGTCGTTCACCTCGGTGCCCTACGTCGAGTTCGGCGTGGCCGCGATGCCCAACTTGGCCGCCTACGGCGTCGCGATCCCGACCTTCCTGTTGATCACCTCCACGCTGCGGCATCGCGACCGCATCCCGATGGCCGTGCTGGCGTTGGTCGGCGTGCTGTCGGTACACCTGACCGGCGGATTCATCGTCATCCTGTTCCTGTTGGGCTGGTGGCTGCTAGACGTGTGGTGGCACCCGGTGCGCGGACGGCTCGCGGACGCCGCAATCCTGGCCGCGGTGGCGGTGCCGACCGGGGTGATCCTGGCGCCGCAGTTCATCGGGGTGCTCAAACAGGCCGACATCATCGCCGGGCATGCCTTCCCCAGCTTCAAGAGCGCCAAGCAGGGCGTCATCGATGCGCTGCTGCTGCACACCCGCCACCTCAACGATTTTCCGACCCAGTACGGCCTGGTCGTGCTGATGTATCTCGGCATGGCGTATCTGCTGTACAAGCGGATCTGGTGGCCGGTGGCGGTCTGGCTGGTACTGACGGTGGCGACCGTCTACTCGGGGGCCCCGTTTCACAACGCGGTCGGCGCCGCGATCGAGGAGTTCAGCCAGTTCTTCTACAACGACCCGCGCCGCCTCACCTCGGTGGTGACGATGCTGGTGACGCCGATGGCAGCCATCGCGCTGTTCGGCGCGGTGGCGCTCGCGGTCGCGATCGCCAAACGCATCACCGACCGGTTCAAGGAGTTGCCCGCACCGTTCTGGGTGTCGACCGCCGCGGTCCTGCTGGTGCTGACCACCGTGGTCAGCGCACGACATTACTTCTATCGACATCTGGTGCTGTTCGGCGACAAATACGACTCGGTGATGATCGATCAGCGCGACCTGATGGCGATGGCGTATCTGTCCAGACTGCCCGGCGCCCACGACACCCTGATCGCCAACGCGAACACCGACGGCACCGCCTGGATGTATGCGGTGGCCGATTTGCATCCGCTGTGGACGCATTACGACTTCCCGCAGCAGACCGGGCCGGGACCGCAGCGCTTCGTCATCTGGGCTTACGCCAACCGTGGTGATTCCGATCCGAGAGTCGTCGAGGCGATCAAGGCGCTGAATATCCGCTACATCTACACCAGCTCGCCCACAGTTCGCGGGTTCGCCATGCCCGACGGACTAGTGTCGCTGGAAAAGTCGAAGTCGTGGGCGCTGATCTACGACAACGGCGGGGCCAGAATTTACGAATGGCGCGGAAATGCCACACCGCCCCGCCCCTAG
- a CDS encoding bacterial proteasome activator family protein: MVTGLTNGNDGPNDDGVEIIGGVDPRIMALRDGADDDDPDEKSLTDLVEQPAKVMRIGTMIKQLLEEVRAAPLDDASRKRLREIHATSIRELEDGLAPELREELDRLTLPFNEDAEPTDAELRIAQAQLVGWLEGLFHGIQTALFAQQMAARAQLEQMRQGALPPGIGRHGPGTGQYL, translated from the coding sequence ATGGTGACCGGATTGACTAACGGCAACGACGGCCCCAATGACGATGGCGTCGAGATCATCGGCGGCGTCGATCCGCGGATCATGGCGCTTCGCGATGGCGCCGACGACGACGATCCCGACGAAAAATCCCTGACCGATCTCGTCGAGCAGCCCGCCAAGGTGATGCGCATCGGGACCATGATCAAGCAATTGCTCGAAGAAGTGCGTGCGGCACCGCTGGATGACGCCAGCCGCAAGCGGTTGCGCGAGATCCACGCGACCAGCATCAGGGAGCTGGAAGACGGTCTCGCACCGGAACTTCGCGAGGAACTCGATCGCCTCACCCTGCCGTTCAACGAGGACGCCGAGCCCACCGACGCCGAGTTGCGCATCGCCCAAGCCCAGCTCGTCGGCTGGCTCGAGGGACTGTTTCACGGCATCCAGACCGCGCTGTTCGCCCAACAGATGGCCGCCCGCGCGCAGCTCGAGCAGATGCGCCAGGGTGCCCTGCCGCCGGGTATCGGGCGCCACGGTCCGGGCACCGGGCAGTACCTCTAA
- the wzt gene encoding galactan export ABC transporter ATP-binding subunit Wzt/RfbE produces MSGPRGPYIETSNAWVEFPIFDAKSRSLKKAFLGKAGGTIGRNNSNVVVVEALRDITMSLELGDRVGLVGHNGAGKSTLLRLLSGIYEPTRGWAKVTGRVAPVFDLGVGMDPEISGYENIIIRGLFLGQTRKQMLAKVDEIAEFTELGDYLSMPLRTYSTGMRVRLAMGVVTSIDPEILLLDEGIGAVDADFLKKAQSRLQGLVERSGILVFASHSNEFLARLCKTAMWIDHGVIRQTGGIEDVVRAYEGDDAARHVREVLEETRLQIQTDKPLAQSASGDE; encoded by the coding sequence GTGTCCGGTCCTCGCGGTCCGTATATCGAGACCAGCAACGCGTGGGTGGAATTTCCCATCTTCGACGCGAAGTCGCGATCGTTGAAGAAGGCCTTTCTCGGCAAGGCCGGCGGCACGATCGGCCGCAACAACTCCAACGTCGTAGTCGTCGAGGCGTTGCGCGACATCACGATGTCGCTCGAGCTGGGTGACCGCGTCGGCCTGGTCGGCCACAACGGGGCCGGGAAATCGACTCTGCTGCGCCTACTTTCGGGCATCTACGAACCCACCCGGGGCTGGGCCAAGGTCACTGGCCGGGTCGCGCCGGTGTTCGACCTCGGCGTCGGGATGGACCCCGAGATCTCCGGCTATGAGAACATCATCATCCGCGGTCTCTTTCTCGGTCAGACCCGCAAGCAGATGCTGGCCAAGGTCGACGAGATCGCCGAGTTCACCGAGCTCGGGGACTACCTGTCGATGCCGCTGCGCACGTATTCCACCGGGATGCGGGTGCGGTTGGCGATGGGCGTGGTCACCAGCATCGACCCCGAGATCCTGCTGCTCGACGAGGGCATCGGCGCCGTCGATGCCGACTTCCTGAAGAAGGCCCAGTCGCGATTGCAGGGCCTGGTGGAACGGTCCGGAATCCTGGTGTTCGCCAGCCATTCCAACGAATTCCTGGCCCGGCTGTGCAAGACCGCGATGTGGATCGACCACGGTGTCATCCGCCAGACCGGCGGCATCGAAGACGTGGTGCGCGCCTACGAGGGTGACGACGCCGCGCGGCACGTGCGTGAGGTGCTGGAAGAAACCCGGCTGCAGATCCAGACCGATAAACCGCTGGCGCAAAGCGCTTCCGGGGATGAGTGA